In the Drosophila teissieri strain GT53w chromosome 3R, Prin_Dtei_1.1, whole genome shotgun sequence genome, AACCCGCTAATCCTTCTCAGGATTCTTTCAGTGCGTTTCGTCGAGTTGCGGTCGAGGTTTCCAGTTCAGAGGTtgcattgaaaattaaatattttctattttgttttccctgctCGACCACCAACGCAATCGAATCTAATCGCAAGGAGCATTCAGCATCCAGAGCAACTGAGCAAAAACGTGACCAGAGATCTGGTCCGGACTATCCCCGTTTTGCCAAGGTGAGTGGTGCCGCTGATGGCGGCCTTTCCTCTTCCTGGGGGGTGTCCCCATCCATATCCAGCAGCGATTATTACATCATATCCCCCAGCAGGCGTGTCGTTTGCTGTCGGTTGTGATGCATACAAATGCCTATCTGAGCTGCCGTCTCCCCGATTAGTCACTTTTTTTGTACGTTTGTAAGCTGCCGCCAGTTTTCAGAGCGGCGCCACGGGGATACCGAAGCGTGGTAAGTGGGCCACATAGCCGCATACTCCTCCTCACCCTACTAACTCTGCAAGGTCCTCACCTCCAGTTGTGCACTacgtatattttttatatcatCATTGCGGAACACAAAGCTCTCGACTATTTTCTAACTGAGGACCTGAATCAAAGGTGAGTTtcattttatgcatattaaccATATGCTATATTTACCCatataaattgatttaaataatgtgTAGTTATCACCGACAAttattactttattaattaatacaaGTTCCTTAATTTGTACGAATGTGCCTGTCGTAGGACATAGCAGGACTAAAACTGTGTTTTGAGCTTCGATATATTTACAAGGTTCCTACGAGCTAATCTTAATCCAATCTAATCCTTAACCTAGGTGCAATAAATAGTGTGGACTGTTTGTGCTATAACTCCGTGGTCTCCAGTTTTCGGGCCAGGATCTGAGCATTGTTGGTCATTTTGTCGATTTGATTGTAGAGGTTAAAGTGTCGGTTAAGATCGTTGCCGTTGTTGAATAGCTTGGCGGTTCCTTTGAGGGTTTCGTGCATATCCTGTGTGGCCACTGCCAGAAAGTTGTCATCCAAAGAGTCATGGCCGCCAATACTAgggaaaaacacatttttatacTAAAGTAGGGGAAGATTTAGTGAATTCCACTATCGCACCTGCCACTTTCTTCCGATTTGAACCACTCGTTGTCGTAACCCTTCAGCCAAATGGGATTTGATCCTTGGACACTGTGCTTGTTGGTATTCGGCACTCGAGTGGCCGGCTCCTGGGCGTTTTGCAGGGACATCGAGGAGTGGCCACCTTAATGGGTTTCGTGTAGGAAAAACCataattacatatattatttttactacATTTTGATCTGTACTTACGGAATATATTGACTTTGGCGGCTCTCAGCTGCCTGCGGTATCCATTCCGTTGGGAGGCGCACAGAGCTATAGTGACCACCAGTAGAGTGGCCAAGAAGAGGTTGGTGAAAATCAGCCACACGAATAAAGGACCTCGGGTGGGTCCTGCGGTCAGGAGCTGAGCCTCTGCCGCCTGCGTGTCCAGCACGTTGAGCTCCTTGAACAGCCCATTCAGGCTTTCGATGTGCGAGTCGATCAGTTTGAGCACCTCGGATACCTCGTAAATGGAGTTATCCTCCCGCTCGACTAGATGCATGTACAGATCCGTCTTTGTCTTGTCCACCGAACCATCCTTGTTCTCATGAACCTTAATCTCATCGATGTTTACGATCGATTCTGTTATGTTGCTCAGGGTGCTAATTTTGGTAGGTAAAGTGAATTACATAAGGAGGTCTAATTCATTGAACACAAATTGATACTTACTCTCTAAAAGAGTACACTCGAGATCGCAGCTCATCCGGCTGAAGTCTAAACACGAATCGAACCTTTTGGTCCTCTCTCAACAGGTAGATGAACACATGGGCCACATCCTTCATTCCTGAGGTGTCGTTGGCCAACACCACGAAATCGAAATAGCCTTTCATTCCTTTCTGCGGGTCAAAGTTCAGCTGCACCTCTCCGGTTTCCTGGTCCAGAAGGAAGGGCGCTTTGCGTACGTTCTCCAATCCCTCGGAAAGTGTCTGACGGATTTCACCCACTTGGTAGTACCCaatctttccattttccccttcATCTGCATCCGTAGCCTCCACCCGCATGAATTTCAAACCGAAATCGGCATTGGTCGTTATGCCACCAGTAAAGATTTTAGAACGGAATCGCGGTGGATTGTCGTTGATGTCCAGCACTCGCACCTTCACTTTCACCACGGTGCTGTCCAATTCTGGATGGGCTGTTGCCAATCCTCCAGATGGATCCTCCTGACTACTGTCATAGGCCTCATACGATGACATCTCTGCATCTTCTGGTCCGTACTCACTACTCTCTGCCGATCTCAAGTGTCGGGAATGCTTGAAACGATCGTAGCCGAATTGTTGGTTATGCACAATGCCTCCTAGTCTACTGTTAATCTCGATCCCCATGCGTCGACGTTTGTCTGCTCCAGTTAAGGAATCATTTCTACAGTTCTCGGTGGCACGAACATAAAGCGTAAAGTTGGCTTCCACCTCGCGATCCAGTTCGCGATCGACAGTCAATATATGGGTTTCGGGATCGAGTCGAAAGTATCCCGCCTCGTTTCCACTCACTATAAAGTAGCACACCTGGCTGGGCGTATCATTTGGATCGTCCAGGTCCAACTGATCCTTGTCTAGTGTGTCCGGTAGCTTTATCCGCTCAGACCCGGGATCCGCGTGCTCCGTGAAGTTCACGGATATTTCATTAACCATGAACTGAGGCTCATAGTCGTTGACATTCCGAACATAAATGGTTAGATCCAAGTCTGAACTCAGCGAGGTCGGCAAGCCCTGATCATAGGCTTCTATGCGTATCtgtaatggaaaatatttcatatcaTGTAGTATATTCTCCTTTTGTTGTTATGCAGTATAATATGCATTTACCTCGTGAATCTTCTGCTTTTCGCGGTTTAGTTGCTCCTTTAGGAAGAGCTCCCCTGTGCTGCCGTCTACTTCAAACATTTTGTAGCTGCCCAAGGGATCGGGTTTGAGCCTGTATCTCACCAACGCATTCTGCCCCATATCGCCATCACTGGCATAGGCCTGCAGTATCAGGGTACCAACCGTCGCATTCTGCGGAATCCGAACGGTGGTGTTATGAAGTGGCCTCACGAAAACCGGAGCGTGATCATTAAAGTCAGATACACAGATATCCAAGGTGCTGTGCACAATATTGGCTGGTAGGCCCATATCTCGCGTGGTTATAGTAAGGCTATAGTTTCCATACCTATTGCGCAAACTCTTGCTGGCGAAGATTTGGGCATTCCAAGCGTCCATCTGACGCAGCTCAAACATGCCTTCAAGTACAGATGAATTTAATTACTGAACAAGTGTTATCCATACAATTCTTACCGTCTTTATTGCCCTGGGTAATGGCAAAATCAAGTCTTCCATTTGGCGTGGTTGGGTCATCTGCATCCTTGCCCACTATGCTTGCCACTCGTTCATGCAACTCGTGGTACTCAGTGATTAGCACACAACTCATAGGCAAGTTAACCTCCGGAGGATTGTCGTTCTCATCCAGTATGGAAATGCTGGAAGagcaaaatgaaataagtttGTCAAATGCAAAAGTTGTTACAACTTACAAGACCTGCTTGAAGGCATTTCGACTCTCTCCGGCCAGGAATCCGAATTGATAGTTATCCCAGGCCTCGATAACCAGGTTGTACGAGTCCTTGGACTCCCTGTCCAGGCGATCTGCCACCGTTAGCACCCCCGTGTCCGCATCTATGGTGAACTTTCCCTGCGAACTGATGCGATCCATCAGGAAGGTGATTTTGCCAAAGTCTCCCGAATCCGCATCTCCAGCTTGTAGCGTGGCTACTCTGGTGCCAGGAGCTGCGTTTTCACTAATCGTGTAGTTCTTGCTGCCACCCACAAAGTACGGATTGTTATCGTTCTCATCCAGCACTGTTATATACACATCCACCAGGGAGGATCTGGCTGGAATTCCGGAATCCGTGGCCCTCACACTGAAGTTGAGCCACTGATGCTGCTCATGATCAATCTTGCTGGCCACCACAATCTCCCCTGTCTGGGAGTCCAGGTGCATTAGTGATCGGTACGTGGGATTTCCCTCCAGGGCATAGGTTATGGTGCGATTCTTGTCCACATCTGAGGCCAGCACATTCACAATCATTGCTCCGTTGATGCTATTCTCCGTGATCGATTGACGGTAAAAGGGCAGTCGGAACTTTGGGTTGTTATCATTTTCATCCAGCACTTGAATGCCCAGGAATCCTTCTGCGATTTGCCTGCCCTTGGCCGCCGCCAGATCCTCCACAGTGATGGCCAGCTTAATATGTTCGACTCTTTCGCGATCCAACAGCTTGACCACCTTGAGGGTTCCCTCGATGGAGTCCACCTCGAAGGCGCCCAAGAAGTCGTACTCGCTACTCTTCACCAGCGCACCCTCTTCAGTTCGACCTTCACAGTGCTCCGGATTCAGCTTGTACCGCAGGATGGCCTTCTGGTCCAGGTCGGTTGCCTGGATGCGGTGCACCAGTGTGCCCACGGGCGTGTTCTCCAAGATCTTCAATGCTGGCATCTCCTTCAGCACAGGGGGCTTATTGTTCACGTCCTGGATGCTAATGTTCACCGTACATGTTGTCATCAGCTGCGAATTTCCCAATCCGCCATCCAAAGCAATCTGTGGAAAGCAATTGTGGAGGATGTTTATATCATACAAAAATCTGGATATGGAATCCCTTTTGAACTCACCACTGACAGAGTGTAGAGCGATCTCTTGCTGTCTGTGAGATCTGGATCCAGATTGGCTCCCTGAGCCACGGAAATAACTCCCGTTTCCGAGTTGATGATAAACTTGTCACTGGCACCCGTCTGAATGCGATACACCACCACATTGTTGGGAGCTGATCCGTCTCGATCTATGGCCGTTACCTGCAGCACCGAGCTCCCACCTGGCAGATCCTCGGGAACCGTCTTCGCGTAGAAGGTTCTCTGGAATATCGGCGCATTGTCGTTTACATCCTGCACGTAAATTAGCACAGGAACCACAGTGGATAGCATTGGAATGCCCGAGTCCCGAGCTCGCACCAGCAGATCGATCTCTCGAATGCTAAAGGATCCTCCCGTCTGGGGATCACTTCTGCGACTGCTCCGATCCACCAGTTCCTCGAAATCAAAACTGTGCACCGGTCGCAGAAGGCCACTCTGTGGGTCTATTGTGAAGTTGGAGCGGTACAGGCCCTCGACAATCTCGTAGGTCACCTGGCTGTTCTCCGTGCCATTGAGATCCGCGTCCCTGGCCTCCAATTGCAGCGGGGTTTCGAACTCAGCCTGGTTCTCCAGCAACTTGGTCTCGTATTGCCGCTGCGGAAATGTGGGTGCGTTGTCGTTCACATCCAGGATGTCCACGATTATTTGGGCCGTATTCCGGTTGCCCTGACCAGCGTTGTCAATGGCTTCTACGGTGAGGTAGTGCCGTGAAATGATTTCCCGGTCGAAGGCTGTTCCACCTGCCTGTTTGATGGATATCACTCCCGTAATGGGATTCAGATTGAGTCTTAGAAAGGAAAGGAATGTTAGATCCCTAGCcaaaagtttatattttacaacTTACAAATGAGCAATGCCACCTCTGAGGTTGGTGTAGCGTATACCCATAGTGCCATAATCCCCGGAATCCACATCCACCGCCTGGACATGGGTGATGACTGTGTCCTGCTCGCTGTTTTCCAAAACGCTGGCATTGTAGACTGTTTGACTGAACTCTGGGAAGTTGTCGTTCTGGTCTCGTATGAAAATCTGCACATGGGCGGAACTATAAGAAGAGGTATGTTTTATGTAGACACTCCATATGCATTGTCCACACCAAAAGCCTACCTCCATCGACTGGGCTCGTCGACCTCCCTGGCGAATATCGTAAAATTGACCTCGGTGAATTGTTCAAAATCGAGGGACTTTGAGTTCTTCACCCGCAGCATAAAGTTGGCCTCATTCACAGCCAACTCAGGTACGATCTCGAACAGATCGTTGGGCGGATCCAGAAACAAGCGGAAGGTGCCATTGTTACCCTCATCGTGATCGAAGACCACGTTTTGCACCTCCTCGTCGATGAAATTAAGCGGGGTGTTGGTCTGGGCATTCTCGTTGACCTCGCAACGATACACTGTTTCTCCAAACGTGGGTATTTCGTCATTCACATCACTCACAATGACCGTAACTTCGGTGCGAACTGTTGTGGGCGCCGTTTGGGTATTGGACTTGGTCAGCTCGGTGGCCGAAATACGCAGGATATGGGCACCATTCACCTGATCGCTCTGCTCCTCGCGATCCAGTTTGGTTAGCGTGTGCACTATGCCTGTGTGCGGATCAATGTCGAAGAGATCGTTGGCCTCCAGGGAATAGGCTATGGGGTTGTTGATCCCACGATCTCCATCTATAGCTCGAACTCGCAGAACTTTAGTGCCCACTGGAGCATCCTCGGCAATTCGGGCCACTGCCTGCACTTCTACGAACTCCGGCGGCTGATCCTCCAGATCCTTGACCTTCACCAGGATGGCAGCAGTTCCTGTATTGATCGGTCCCTGATTGGCACGATCGATGGCCAGGACTCTCAGCTGATAGAGGCTCTTCCTCTCGTAGTCCAGCTCCTTTTGCAACCTCAAAATGCCCTTTCCTTGGTGGGTAGCTATGGAGAACACATCGTTGTCGCCATCCAGCTCTTGCAGATAGTAAACCACCTGGCCGTAGGCCCCTTCATCCGCATCCGTGGCCTCCAGAGTGCTCACCACTCCCGGTGCACTGCCCTCCGGTATTTCAATGGCGTTTTGGTAGGGCAGAAAGGTGGGCACATTATCGTTTATGTCCTCCACCAGGAGCAAAAAACTCTGCGTCACATAGTTGTGATCACTGTAGTGGCTGTCAGTCAGCGTCAGCACTATGGCATACTCGTCCTGCAGCTCCCGATCCAGTTCCCTGGCCAAAAAGACCTTGGCCTCGTTGCCACCCGTGTTCTCAATCCGAATGATCTCGCTATCATGCGAGTTGCGCTTGCCGAAGGTCAGCGGATCGTTGTCCGGATCGTAACCCTTTAGCGTGTATATCAGGGTTCCTTAGCAgggaaaaagtgcaaaaattaaaccaaaattcATTTACTATCTTTAATTGCGTTTTTCAGATTTCTTATAGGaagtaaatgaaaagcgaAAGTTGATTATAAATCGTTTAAATGGATAAGCAAACCAATTTTAGACACGACACATTGTAATGTTTGATATCAGATCGAACTTATACTCAGATACTTTATTTTGCACATCTGCAAGAAAAAGTTTAGCTCAAAATTGTTGAGGCATGACACGCTGCCATTCTTTATACGAGTATAGTTAACAATCTTACTGTCTGATATTGCACAATTATGTGATAAGATGATTTCAATGTATCAGCTGAATGTGTTCTTCAGAAATCAGttgaattattaatatttggTTTTGACTTACCCACTTTCGTTTCAGGACTCTCCTTCAGACGCAGTACAATCTCCGACTGGCCGTCGATAGCGAAACGCGGCGGTCGATTTGAGGCAACCAAGCTGATTAGTGTGGTGAGTATTATGACTTGGAcggggatgtggatggggatggagcTTATGTATCTAGGGAAAGGTCGCTGCCTTCGTCCTTTTAAGCGCACCTTCTTGTAGTCCATGCTGTCgattccattcccattcccattcgaCTGCGTCTGCGGTTCGTTGTGCATTGTGTGTGGCGTTTTGGGGACGACACCTTGGGGTTACTGCTTATAGTCACTACCACATGACTGGTGGAATCGAGCGGCGACACCTAGAAAATAGACAGAGTGTTACGACAGAAGCGGAGAAGTGGAGAGTGTTAACCCATTTTCCCCACATGTCGCACGTTTTATGGGCCGTGATCTGTGACCCGCCGGCAGTTTCGCTCGAGAAGGTAACTTCAAGTGGTGATGCGTATGGGGATGGGGTATCCACCAGAGAAGTTCTGGGCTGAACTTCGTTCGTTCgccgaaaaagaaacaagaacTAAATTGGGTCGTGCATTAAGAAACCCGAATGGAACTGGACTCGCAGTCTGCGTGTCTACAGTAATCAGGTCTACAGGTGTTCtatatgtccgtctgttctGCGTGAGAATTGGCCAGCGGATTGGCCAGCAGATCTTTGCGAAAGTTTTATGctcaaattaattaagcgTCAGCTCTTTATTGGCTTATACTGTATACTTCAGTTTAGTTTACTTAAATGCTGGCTCAGCGCCAGCCTGGAATTCCGCTAAAGAAATTTTATGGGTTTCTTCGCGGCTGCCTTCGGGTTTTGattgttattttgttattatacccgttactcgtagagtaaaagggtatactagattcgttgaaaagtatgtaacaggcagaaggaagtgtttccgaccatataaagtatatatattcttgatcaggatcagtagccgagtcgatctggccatgtccgtctgtccgtccgtctgtccgtctgtccgtctgtccgtccgtctgtccgtctgtccgtctgtccgtctgtccgtatgaacgtcgagatctcaggaactacaaaagctagaaagttgagactaggcatacagactccagggacatagacgcagcgcaagtttgtcgattcatgttgccacgcccactcgaacgcccacaaaccgcctaaaactgccacgtccacacttttaaaaaatgttgcgatattttttcatttttgtattagtcttgtaaatttctaacgatttgccaacaaactttttgccacgccctctctaacgcccacaaaccgcccaaagctgccacgcccacacttttgaaatgtgttttgatattttttcattttggtattagtcttgtaaatttctatcgatttaccaaaaaactttttgccacgcccacaaaaccgccaaaaactgtatatgctgaagactctccttcgcacttcgaatagctgagtaacgggtatcagatagtcggggaactcgactatagcgttctctctagTTTTGTATGTGGCTTAACGAGCGGAACGTTTTCTAAACTGCCCGGCAATTATTACTACTTTGGCTTATTCATGTGCCAGATTTGTCTCATTGCAAATTTCAAGCAAATTGCGCATAAGTTCTCGCTCAAGTGGAGTGAAAATTGAAAGCTGTCCCTAAAAGATAAAGCTATCATGCATAAGCTTAAGAAAAAAACCACAATTTCCCAAATTTAATGATGTTGCTACACTTTTGGCAAACCCTCCATCGCCAGCGGCTTATCTTTTCACAGGGGGGTGCGtgtgaaaaatgcatttgtagAGCGATGACTGCATCTGTCAAATGCAGATGCATATATGCATTATTAATGCCATTGTTCGCGAGTTCAACTCGGTTAGGCTCATTTGCAATCGCAGGTTTGAGCTGCAGATCCGCGAGATTTGCCAACTGTGGTTCATTGATTTCGCAATTGCCGCTCGGCAATTTCTTAATGGGTTGCCATCGTAAATGCCTCCGTTGAGTGTAATTGATTTGTGAGTTCATCTGGGATGGTTAATTATGTAGCAGCCACAGCAGGTTGCATCAACCTCTTTATCGCCGGGAAAGATCGTGGCAAGCAGCAAGGTCGTTAGAGAGTCGCCTTAACTGATCACGGTTAAGTGATTCAAAAGTAATCACAATCTGCGCCTGATTTCGCTTTCAACACGCGCCGCATGCAACATTTTCAATGGTGcgactgccactgccaccactaccactaccactccCAGTactcgtatctgtatcttgtatctgtatctgccgCATCTTCTGCTCTTGGGCGGCTGATTCTCTCCATCGCCGTCCGCGGATAATTATCCATGCATCCGTGGCCAGCATGTTTGTGTAACGCCGGCAATTGGGTTGTTTGGTCAGTTGGACGATGCAGGGATTTGGATGCTCTGCTGCCCAGGCAATTTCATGCTGCACTGCCTCAGTCGAATCGGGGTTATCATAGCTGTCGATTATTCACCCATCGCAATGAAGAGAACTCTTCACTTGGTACATAACTATTTATGCTTTTGTTctgttacatatgtatgttgtttATGTGAGTTTCCCAACTGTTTTTGAAACGTATTCAGTAACCCCCATACGCCCTGCAGACCCAATATCTTATAGCTTTCCAATTagttatatatgtaaaaaaaggaaattaaaataaggTTAGGAAACACAGGAAATACGGCCAAAGGAAGTTCCGCCACACTTTTCATTAGCCCAATTTGTGGGCTATCACTTTCCTCCAAATAGACCATTCAAAATCccatttagtttaattaactCCATTAGTGGCAGACACACTCCCACTTTCTTGCTGCCAATTTTCCACACAGCTAAAACCCACTGAATTAAGGCAAATTAATAAGTTACGCCGCCTCGGCAAGATCAGCAAAATCAGTCAAGGGTCTGCACTGCCATTTCCCCTCGGATTTACGTAAGTGGAAAGTGGCTGAAGTGGCAGAAGTGGCCCAGCCACCATGACGACGGCGCCTTTCTGCGACCTGCGAGATACACATGTGATGTATCTCAATCCGAAACCGAGCGAACTTCGGTGCTAATGACTCTggtcgcagcagcagcaaagttCACGCTCGGACAAGTTCTGACCCCGTCCGAGAGGGCCAAAAAGTGAAATCCTTCGCGAAAATGTGTCCAACGTACGCGGTATCCAACGGCGGTTGGCGTCGCCAATCTTGCGGCTTTTGGGCTAACCGCAAGCAAACCTGGCTGCTTCAAGGTAATCGCCACCGAAATGGAAATCccaataaacaattttgattTGTCTGCCGCGGCGACAAGTTCCCCGATCTCTTTCTCCACCCGACCCCTTCTCCAGCCCCAATAATCGCCGGTTCATGACTTTCCACGGCAGCCAGGGGCTTacttaattatattaaatatgttaaGCCCGCCTGAGAGAGACAGTCACATATGTACACTCGGAAAAATAGGTACCTTGCTAGCAAAAAAGTTTGGGGTGCACTATATCTTCAGCTAGCATACGATAAGTTATACTTATCCTACGAAATTATAGCTATATGTTGTAGTAAGAAATAGATCAGGATTATGAAACACGATTAATTAGAAAACGTTGGACATCATATAACCCTGCTAAAATATATCAAGCAAAGTTGTTAGCAATTTTTCTCCGAGTGCAGCCGAGTGGAGATCGAGATTGGCGGGTATCGTGTTGTGACCAATGTTGCCTCCAGTTTCCGGCCCGCGAGCAAACAATCGCTCCCCGTCCCCTGGCGCTCAGGCGTTCCGAGTACTCCAATTTGAACACTTCCTCCCCCGTATTAGGGCCCTTTTGTCATGCCCATCGATTCCGATATGTGCGGCACTCCGACAGTCAAGTTCAACGCCAGCAGCCAACGATTGTTTGCCGgctggctggcaaacaaaaggaGCTCGACGAGGTGGGGGGCAGGAGAGCTGTGCGGCTGGGGAGCTGCGGAGCTGTTGAGCTGACTCCGTTGCGGTGGCTTGGTTTTTGACTCATAGCCCGGGTTCAAGCGACGCCCGCATCCGTCTCACTTTTCGAGCCAAGCTCCGAGACTTAGCTTAGATGTTGTACTACACATTCATACATTCATCGCTGGTGTCGTGAGCAATTTGTCCGTTACACTCCGGCTCCTTTTCTGGCTTAAGATTTTGCACTTCTCTATTTGCATCTGCTTTGTATAAGTATTTCTACATTTCGGggtaattaaacaatttattggaCTGGCTGGTCTTGGAAGAGCAGCCAAGTCCTTGACACGAGCTCTGGCCTTACTCGCAGTATTGCAAGAAGTGCAGCCACTTTGAGGTTGAACTTCAGGCTTCCGTGCGCAGGAATTCGCAAGCTAAGTGCGAATTATTCAATCGAGAGCATTTAAATGAGCTAATAGACATTCCATTTTCAATAATACATAATGCCATTTAATGCCATGGATAGGTAAGGATCGCCCTTTAAACGCAAACATAATTATAGAAGGTCTTTGCACAGGGGTCATATCTTTGTATAACAATATAAATGATTGTACTATTTTACAATTACTCTTTCTTtaattatgtatatgtagatCGACCTTTTGCCTATAGTTTCTTTTCTTCGATTGTGCTCTGTTTGTTCACCCCCAACAACTCCTTGCAAGGAAGCCTCCTAACTATGCCCCTCATCGAAGGATAGGCACATGCCAGGACAGGAATGCAGACCGGTTTCGCTTACTTACCCCTGTTAAATAGATATTCCTATTGTCCGAGTATCCTTTGGCGGTCTTCTGGTGGGGTCCTTTTCGCTGTAATTTTGTTGGAAGCCAACCAACAGTGTCACACTCGAGTGTCTTTCAACAACTAGCAGACAACTGACGAATTTCGTGGCTGACACATTTTCGAAAAGGCTTCGACGTCACTGGTAATTAGGCATAAGTCAAAGAACCCCGCAGAACACACATATGGAGTACACGATGAAACCGCATAAAATAAACGTGTCGCACGCTTCGAAATTGGGCAATGCACGAACCGGAACTCGACTTTAAAGAGTGGTGTTTTGTGGTGGTAAGGGGCCTCGAAACCTGGACTGGTGGTCAGATCACTTGATGGCACTTTGCGCCGCCAGCGACAACGGAACGTGCCGTAGAACACGCAGTGTGTCGGCTTCTTGGCCAAACGAATAAATTACGATGGTGGCTATTTTGCACTTTCGAAACccgaaaaacggaaaacggaaaacggaaaaccgAACGGAGTGTTGATGGCGCGGAAAGCGAATTTTGAACGTAGTGTTTACCACAACAGCCGCTCGACGACTGACGTTGAGTTTGGAAAACACAAGCTAACGAGACTTCGCAGCTCTACTGGAATCGCGCTATGGCCGAAATGGCCTGGCAACCCTGTTGACGGGAGAGAAAGATATAGCCGGGTCCGAACTGCAACTGAAGAGAGAGTAACGCAGCAGCGGCACGCGAGTAATTAGCCAACCGTAAATTCCACCGGCTAATTccaagt is a window encoding:
- the LOC122621784 gene encoding cadherin-23 — translated: MHNEPQTQSNGNGNGIDSMDYKKVRLKGRRQRPFPRYISSIPIHIPVQVIILTTLISLVASNRPPRFAIDGQSEIVLRLKESPETKVGTLIYTLKGYDPDNDPLTFGKRNSHDSEIIRIENTGGNEAKVFLARELDRELQDEYAIVLTLTDSHYSDHNYVTQSFLLLVEDINDNVPTFLPYQNAIEIPEGSAPGVVSTLEATDADEGAYGQVVYYLQELDGDNDVFSIATHQGKGILRLQKELDYERKSLYQLRVLAIDRANQGPINTGTAAILVKVKDLEDQPPEFVEVQAVARIAEDAPVGTKVLRVRAIDGDRGINNPIAYSLEANDLFDIDPHTGIVHTLTKLDREEQSDQVNGAHILRISATELTKSNTQTAPTTVRTEVTVIVSDVNDEIPTFGETVYRCEVNENAQTNTPLNFIDEEVQNVVFDHDEGNNGTFRLFLDPPNDLFEIVPELAVNEANFMLRVKNSKSLDFEQFTEVNFTIFAREVDEPSRWSSAHVQIFIRDQNDNFPEFSQTVYNASVLENSEQDTVITHVQAVDVDSGDYGTMGIRYTNLRGGIAHLLNLNPITGVISIKQAGGTAFDREIISRHYLTVEAIDNAGQGNRNTAQIIVDILDVNDNAPTFPQRQYETKLLENQAEFETPLQLEARDADLNGTENSQVTYEIVEGLYRSNFTIDPQSGLLRPVHSFDFEELVDRSSRRSDPQTGGSFSIREIDLLVRARDSGIPMLSTVVPVLIYVQDVNDNAPIFQRTFYAKTVPEDLPGGSSVLQVTAIDRDGSAPNNVVVYRIQTGASDKFIINSETGVISVAQGANLDPDLTDSKRSLYTLSVIALDGGLGNSQLMTTCTVNISIQDVNNKPPVLKEMPALKILENTPVGTLVHRIQATDLDQKAILRYKLNPEHCEGRTEEGALVKSSEYDFLGAFEVDSIEGTLKVVKLLDRERVEHIKLAITVEDLAAAKGRQIAEGFLGIQVLDENDNNPKFRLPFYRQSITENSINGAMIVNVLASDVDKNRTITYALEGNPTYRSLMHLDSQTGEIVVASKIDHEQHQWLNFSVRATDSGIPARSSLVDVYITVLDENDNNPYFVGGSKNYTISENAAPGTRVATLQAGDADSGDFGKITFLMDRISSQGKFTIDADTGVLTVADRLDRESKDSYNLVIEAWDNYQFGFLAGESRNAFKQVFISILDENDNPPEVNLPMSCVLITEYHELHERVASIVGKDADDPTTPNGRLDFAITQGNKDGMFELRQMDAWNAQIFASKSLRNRYGNYSLTITTRDMGLPANIVHSTLDICVSDFNDHAPVFVRPLHNTTVRIPQNATVGTLILQAYASDGDMGQNALVRYRLKPDPLGSYKMFEVDGSTGELFLKEQLNREKQKIHEIRIEAYDQGLPTSLSSDLDLTIYVRNVNDYEPQFMVNEISVNFTEHADPGSERIKLPDTLDKDQLDLDDPNDTPSQVCYFIVSGNEAGYFRLDPETHILTVDRELDREVEANFTLYVRATENCRNDSLTGADKRRRMGIEINSRLGGIVHNQQFGYDRFKHSRHLRSAESSEYGPEDAEMSSYEAYDSSQEDPSGGLATAHPELDSTVVKVKVRVLDINDNPPRFRSKIFTGGITTNADFGLKFMRVEATDADEGENGKIGYYQVGEIRQTLSEGLENVRKAPFLLDQETGEVQLNFDPQKGMKGYFDFVVLANDTSGMKDVAHVFIYLLREDQKVRFVFRLQPDELRSRVYSFRDTLSNITESIVNIDEIKVHENKDGSVDKTKTDLYMHLVEREDNSIYEVSEVLKLIDSHIESLNGLFKELNVLDTQAAEAQLLTAGPTRGPLFVWLIFTNLFLATLLVVTIALCASQRNGYRRQLRAAKVNIFRGHSSMSLQNAQEPATRVPNTNKHSVQGSNPIWLKGYDNEWFKSEESGSIGGHDSLDDNFLAVATQDMHETLKGTAKLFNNGNDLNRHFNLYNQIDKMTNNAQILARKLETTEL